The sequence GATACGGCCAATCCGAACGGTCCCAGTGCCCTGATGTTTGCCTGGATAGCACCTTTTATCGGCGCTTTGATCCGTCCCCTTGGCGGCTGGCTGGCGGATAAGTTCGGTGGTGCGCTGGTCACGCAGTTCTGTGCGCTGGTGATGGTGCTGTCTTCTCTTGGCGCCGCTTACTACATGCAAATGGCCTATCAGTCAGCAACCCCCGAACAGTTTTTCTGGCCTTTCTTTGGCTTGTTCCTGGTGCTCTTTGCCGCTACCGGTATAGGTAATGGTTCAACCTTCAGAACCATTGCCATGGTCTTTCCGAAAGAGCAGGCCGGGCCGGTGCTGGGCTGGACCTCTGCGGTTGCCGCCTATGGTGCATTCTATATTCCTAAGGTGTTCGGTGAGCAGATTAAAGCCACTACGCCGGAAGTCGCATTGATTGGTTTTGCCATTTTCTATGGTGTGTGTCTGGTACTGAACTGGATGTTCTACTTACGTAAGAATGGCCAGTTCTATAACCCTTAACCTTGCTTCAGCAAAGTCAGTCAAAGGCCGCCAGTTTTTTATCTGGCGGCTTTTTCTTTAAGGAGAGCACTGTGTTTAATTACGAGAAAAATCTTGGCCAGGCCTACACTGAGCGTCTGCCCGATCTGGGTCAGACCATAGCCCGGTGTATTGCACTTTTTGGTGGTAAACGGCTATATGGTGTCGGTGGTGACTTTGCCGCAAATTTAATCGGGGCGCTGCAGCCTTACCTTGAGCTTTGCCCCTCCAGCAATGAAATGCATGCCGGTTTTAGTGCCTGTGCTCAGGCGGAAACCGAAGGTATGGGCTTTTGCCTGACCACTTATACGGTGGGCAGCCTGCCTTGTGTATCCGCTGCTGCGCTGGCGATGACCGAGAGCCTGCCGGTGGTATTTATTTCCGGTGCACCGGGGGAACAGGAGGTGGGCAAGCAGGCTATTCATCACACAGTGCACGCGCGGGCAGCCTGGCGTACTCAGTATGATAATGCTCTGCAGGCCTTCGCGGCGCTGGGTATAAAGGCCGAACGTTTACAGGGTCAGCGCAATGATGGCCAGCCGAATATGGCCGGAGAGCGCTTTTTACAGCTTTTGCATTATGCCTGGCAGCATAGACAGCCGGTATTTATTGAAGTGCCCAGAGATCAGGTGTTCAGTAAAACCCAGGCCTTGCAGTTACCCGACTCACCGGCTCAGTTAGGTTGTGGCTCTCAATTGCTGGCAGGTAGTGAACTGATTGCCGGGGAGATCCGCCGCCGCCTTAGTCAGGCGAAAAGGCCGGTGCTGTTTATCGGTGACGGGGTGAAGCATAATCCGCGCTTGCGTGAGCTGTTACTTGAGTTTTCACAAAAGCACCATATCCCCTTTGCCACCAGCTGGTTTGCCAAGGGGCTGTTTGATGAGTTTGATGCCCTTTGTCTGGGCGCCTATAACGGTGTGTTCAGCGATAATCTCAGCCGCGATTATATCGAGCAGCATGCCGATTATGTGATTGATGTTGCCAGCAGCATCTATGCGCAGGATACCAATACCGCCTTCGCCACCGGCAGTCATTTTATCGAGGATTTTGCCAATAAAACGGTACTCAAGGGCACCGCGTTGCAGGAACAGGATCTGGTGGAACTGTTTGAGCATTTGTTGTGCATGACCCTGCCGGTGTTTGAAAATACCTTGCCAGTCAGGGCAAACACCTCAGGGCCTCTGGCCAATACCGAAAAGCTGGATTTTCATAATCTGGCACCGGCACTGAACCAGCTTCAACAGCAGGATAGCAACCCCTATCTGTATTTACCTGAGGTGGGCAACAGTTATTTTGCCAGCTACAGCCTTAAAACCCGCCTCGGCGGGGCAGGGCGGGGCTGGCTGACCAACCCCTGGTACGGTGCCATGGGCACCACGCTGCCTTATGCCCGCCACTGTGCAAAACTGGTACAGGAACAGGGCCTGGATGAGCGTGTAGTGGTGATAACAGGTGATGGCGGCCTGCATTTTCAGTCTAACGAGCTGATCGAGATTCAAAAAGATCGCACCGGCATCATCATTATCTATATGCGTAATAATATTTTCCATCTGGGTAAAAGTGGTGACGGGCCAATCTATCACTGTAATGATCCGGCCTTTGATATCCATAAACTGATCGCAGCATACGGTGGGGAGTCGGCCCATTGCCGCACTGTAGGCGAGTTTAACCAGGTGTTTAAAGACTATGCTCAGCAGAATAAGGGGCTGAAACTGATTGAGGTACCGGCCGATCCTGATGAGCAATATCAATGCCGGGAGATCCGTTTGCTGAATTTGTATATCAAAGCTAAGAACGGCGATGCCGATGCCCTTGAAAAGTGGCAGAAAACGTCAACTCAGCAGGGCGCCGGGATCAACTAGCGTTTTTTGACAAACCTCATCAGTAATGCCGGTAACAGGGTCAGATCGGCAAGCAGCGCCAGCATCATGGTCAGACCGGTGAGCAATCCGAAGTATATGCTGGGCACAAAGTCAGACAGCCCCAGTGTGGCAAAACCCAGCGTGATGATGATGGAGGTGTAGAGCAGGGCGTAACCGACAGTATGAAAGGTTTTTTCGGCGGCTTGCTCCGGTGTGTTGTCGTTCAGGTTCTGTTTATAGTGATGAGCGAAATGGATGGTGTCATCCACTGCGATACCCATAGCGATGGCGGCGATGGTGATGGTCATCAGATCCAGCGGGATCGCCAGCCAGCCCATAATACCGAGGATCAGCAAGGTACAGAGGATATTGGGTACCAGGGTGATAAGCGCCATTCCAAAGGAGCGGAACACCAGCAGTAATACCAGTGCCAGCGCCACATACACTACGCCAAGGGTCTGGATCTGGGATTTATACAGCCGCGAGAGAATATCCTGGTAAAGCACAAACAGGTTGGTCAGCTCGATTTGCGCAGGGTCAACGCCCTGTTTGCCGATGTAGGTTTTAAGGCTTTGTAAAAACTCGGCCCGGTTGAGCCCCTCGGTGCTGTCCTGAATACGCGAGCTGATACGAAGCTGTTGGTCATCGGTATTCAGATAACTGCCCAGTAACCTGTCGCGCAGCGATCTATCCAGTAAGTGGTACAGAGAATTAAGTTCATATTCTGTCAGTGGCTGGCCCTGATTAATCTTCTTGGCCAGTTCGGTAAAATTAAATACCGAGGTGACATTGCCGACGGCGTCATACTGGCTGAGCAGATGCTGAATTTTCTGTAGTGTCTGTACCGTTTGGGCGCTGAGTACCAGATCCTGTTTGCGTTCAGATTCGGGGATTTGATAGACGATATCCAGCGGTGTTGAACCGCCAAATTGCTGATCGATAAAGGTCAGTTCCTTACGGATCTGGGTGGACTCACGAAAATAATTCAGAAAGCTGTTTTCCACTTCCAGCCTGGCCAGGCCGATGCCTCCGGCCACTGCCACAATCAGGGTGCAGATTACCACCAGAGTTTTGTATCTGCTGCTGATGGTCATGCAGGCATTGAGCAGCGGTTTTAGCACCGGATTATTCTGTTCTGTGGGCCTTGGCGGAGACAGGCTGATCAGTACAGGAAACAGCAACAGACTGACACTGATAGACACCAGCATGGCAACAATCATCATCCAGCCAAAACTGACCACAGGCTGGATATTGCTGATCAACAGCGAGGCAAAGCCTACTGAGGTGGTTAAAGCGGCATAAAAGCATGGTGTGGATTTTTCAGCGAAGGTTTTTATTATCAGTTGCTTATGCTTGACCTCAGGTGTGCTGGCGGCGAGTTGTCGGTAATGAACTATCAGGTGGATGCAGACCGCCAGGGTGAGGATGAGTTGCAGGGCAATAAAGTTCGATGAAATAACCGTGGTCTTAAAGCCCAGCAGTCCAAACATTCCCATCGTCAGCAATACGCTGGCACCGCAACAGACCAGAGGCAATAGTACAAATTGCCAGCGTCGGAATACCAGCCACAACATCAGGCCGATAAACACGGCGATGCCGGTGCCAAACAGCTTAAGATCCTGCTGGATGATGCGAATAAGCTGATAGCCCAGCACATGGGCACCGCCAAGGTAAATATCCGCTTCCTGTTCGTAGGGGGCGACCATGTCATAGATTTGCTCTATTTCATTGGCGCGGATCCGATCCAGTTTTTGTTGCATTGGTTCGGCGCGGGCTTTGAGGGACTCAACCTGCTGCTTTTGTTCCTCAGTCAGCTCACCTGTGAGGGCCTGTTTCTGAATAGCGATAATCTGTTTGTCAATTTCAGCCAGTTCTTCGTCTTGTTTAAACAGGATCTGAATGGCGGTCGCGTCCTGCTGTTGATTGACCAGTAAGTCTTCATACAAGGGGTGGGCGGTGAGGATGCTCTGCATTTGCTGTGCGGAATATTGCCGGCTTTGCCAGGTCCAGTCGTCGGGGTCGAGATCCGTTTGTAACCCCTCCATGGCCTGCAACAAAGGCACATTGAGGATGGAGGTCACCGCATCAACCCGTTCCAGCTGTTGCAGTTTGTCGCTGATTTCGGTGATATCACTAAAGGTCTTGTCGCTGAAAAGTTCGTGCTCGCGGGGTTTGTAAGCCAGCAGAATAAATTCATGGGGATTAAACTTCTGGCTCATGATCTGAGACTTGATATACAGCTGATTGTCGCGAGTCAGCAGGGTGTCGGCGGAGGCATCGATGCGAAAGTCTTTAACGAAATAACCGATGCCGGCACAGGCAAGGGCAAAGATAAACAGTATTAGCAGCCCGTGTCGGATCAGCCAGCCGGCAAATTTCTCGCGACTACTCATCCTGTGTTTCGCTCTCTTTCTGATATTGCTGGTCCCGCAGCAGGTTTTGCAGATACTGATTTCTGAAATAGCGATAGGGATCTTCGCTCTGGGCTTTCAGCTCTTCGTATTTAAGCAGGCTGGGTACGGCCTGCTGATAACCATTGAACATCTGCCAGTAGCCGGTTTGCGGACGATCAGTAATGGCTTCCAGCGGGGTGATCATACTCTCGGTAAAAGTGGAAAAGCCGCTGCGCACATCGCTCTGACCGATAAAGGGCAGCACCAGAAATGCCCCGTAACCCACATCATGATGGGCCAGGCTGTCGCCCAGGGTGGACCTGGCAGGCTGCAGCTCTAACCAGTGCGTGGCCGGGTCAAACAGGCCCAACAGCCCTAAGGTGCTGTTAATAACAAAACGGCCCAGGTTACGTCCCGCCTGTTTGCCCTCACCCTGCAATGCATGGTTGAGGCTGTTCCAGGGTTCGCGGATATTGGCAAAGAAGTTGGATACACCGATCCGAAACGGGGAAGGAAGGTGGTTGTAACCCCGCGCAACAGGTATCAGTGCATAGCGGTACACCACATCATTAAAACCGAACATGGCCCGGTTAAAGCCTTCCAGCGGGTCTTCAAACTGTTGTTCCGAATACCCCACCACCGTAGGCTCAAGGGTGTCGGTGCCTTCTGGTGTTGCCACCACTAAGGAATCATTGGCCGAATCGCGGTTTGGGGGTGAAATCTGCTCAGAAGAAGACTGACTGGCACAGCCAAAAGAGAGGGCGATGAATGCCACAATTACCAGTGTTGCGGCTTTGTTTGCCGCCAGATGCATTACCTGTAGCGCTTTTCCTGACTCTTCCATGCCTCGCCCCGGCTACCGTTAGACATTTATCATGTCAGCAAAGGCCAGGCTGGTCAAACAATCAGCAAAGACAATAGCCTGACCGTTCCGGACTGCTGCTGCAAGATGGAAACTATGCAGATCAAAAAGTATCTGTTTTACAGTTTAATCTGCTGCCTGGCCCTGGATTGTGATGACCAGAGTTCTGCCGGAGGCATGATTGCGATGCTCGCACAGATAAATACCCTGCCAGGTGCCCATATTAAGCCGGCCATCGGTGACCGGAATGCTCAGGTTGCTGCCTAAAATGCTGGCCTTTAAGTGAGCCGGCATATCGTCACTGCCCTCATAATCGTGTTTATAGTAGGGCATATTTTCCGGCACCATCTGATTAAAATGGCTTTCGAAGTCCAGGCGTACGGTAGGGTCGGCATCTTCATTGATGGTCAGTGAGGCCGATGTGTGCCTGATAAACACATGCATCAGGCCCACTTTTAACTTCGCCAGTTCAGGTAACTGCCTCACCACCTCATCGGTGATCAAATGAAATCCGCGCGCTCTGGATTTCAGGTTAATCTCTTTCTGTATCCACATGCTATCTGTCAATGTTTTCTGGCCGGCAAACTGTACAGTCGGGATTTCGCGGTATCTTCAGCTGCTGCCACTGGCCGGTTTTGCCATCAAAAAGCTGTAACTTTCCGTCACCGAAATCGCCACACTGAGTCAGTATCTTAACCGCTTCAAGGGCCTGCATCACTCCCATCACGCCTACAACCGGAGCGAGAATACCGGACTCCACACAGCTTAACTGTTGTTCGCCAAATAAATGGGAAAGGCAATGGTAACAGGGGCCATGTTGAGAGGGAATATAACTGAACAGCTGGCCTTCCATACGGATCGCCGCCGCACAGACTAAAGGCTTGCTCTGATTAACACAGACCCGGTTGATTAAATCGCGACTGGCCAGGTTATCGGTGCAATCGAGCACCATATCCTGTTCAGCAACACGCTGCTCAAGGGCCGGCTCGTCCAGGCGGGTAGTCAGTGCACTAAGCCGGCAGTCACTGTTAAGTTGTTTAAGCCGCTCAAGCGCAGCTGTGGCCTTGTTCTGGCCAAGGTCCTGTTCGCTGAAAAGAATCTGCCGTTGCAGGTTGCTCAGTGCCACTTCGTCATTATCGTTCAGGGTCAGGTGGCCAACACCCGAAGCCACCAGATACTGCGCCGCAGGGCATCCAAGGCCGCCAACGCCGATGATCAGTACCCTGGCGTTGAGCAGTTGTTCCTGGCGGGGCAGATCAAAGCCCGGCAGCAGGATCTGGCGGTTATAGCGCAGGGCTTGCTGAGGTGTAAGTTGCTGACTCAATGCGTGGCCTTTACTGTTGTGAGTTTTCTATTTGTAACGCCGCACTGGCACTAAGGCAATACCCACAGTAAATAACCAACTAACTCTTCTGGCGTATGGCCCGGAGCATATGCTGATGATTAGACTGGAGCTTTGTGACTGACAGGTAAAAAAGAATGAAGCCAGTTGGGGTGATTGTGGCACAGCTGACACCACGGGCCTGGCGACAGAGTGAACAGGGCCAGAGAGAAATTAACAAAGCCCGCTCATTACTGATGCAAAGTGGGATTGAGTCGGTACAGATCAATGAAAACTGCTTCGAACAAGGGCGGCTTCCCGATATTTACCCCAGTCATGGTCTGCTGTCAGCAATACATGCAGCGGCTTTTTTTGACCCTGAGCGTCATGTAATGATGGTGGCAGCAGATATGCCGCTCATCACAACGGACATGCTCAGGTGGTTAATGGCGACGGGCAGCAACCATCATTGCAGTTGTCATTTCCGCTCATCCTCTTTACCCCTGTATTTTCATAATGATGATTTCAGCCGTGATTATCTTGAACAACTGTTATCCAATGGAGAGCCTGTAAAGGACGACCTGCGGGGACTGAGCTGTATTGAACTGGTGGCACCGTACGAGTCGCACTTAACACGCCTGAATTTAAGCCGGTCAGCGGAGTGATAATAGGGTTAAATATACCCTGAGGGTTATAGAAACCCGGTTCTATAAGGGTGAATAATACCTTTTTTCATTTTTTATTTTTAAAAACAATAAGATATTTATGGTATTGCTCTTGCACTATTGCAAATAGGTCTCTGAAAAACTGTTTCCTGAATAAATTTTCAGCAATTGCGGAGCATTGCTCCGCAACACAACTTTTACCTTATTTCGACTACTACTGGAGCTGTAATGGAAATATTAACCCAATCTCTGGCCAGCCTGGCGACACAAGTCCCCGGTGCGACCCGTATTTTTCATCACTATAAGCTGGATTTTTGTTGCGGCGGACAGCGAACGCTGGGCGATGCGCTGAAAAAGCGCGAGCAGGATCCCGCCCCGGTTGTGGCTGAG comes from Lacimicrobium alkaliphilum and encodes:
- a CDS encoding VacJ family lipoprotein, yielding MEESGKALQVMHLAANKAATLVIVAFIALSFGCASQSSSEQISPPNRDSANDSLVVATPEGTDTLEPTVVGYSEQQFEDPLEGFNRAMFGFNDVVYRYALIPVARGYNHLPSPFRIGVSNFFANIREPWNSLNHALQGEGKQAGRNLGRFVINSTLGLLGLFDPATHWLELQPARSTLGDSLAHHDVGYGAFLVLPFIGQSDVRSGFSTFTESMITPLEAITDRPQTGYWQMFNGYQQAVPSLLKYEELKAQSEDPYRYFRNQYLQNLLRDQQYQKESETQDE
- a CDS encoding thiamine pyrophosphate-dependent enzyme, whose product is MFNYEKNLGQAYTERLPDLGQTIARCIALFGGKRLYGVGGDFAANLIGALQPYLELCPSSNEMHAGFSACAQAETEGMGFCLTTYTVGSLPCVSAAALAMTESLPVVFISGAPGEQEVGKQAIHHTVHARAAWRTQYDNALQAFAALGIKAERLQGQRNDGQPNMAGERFLQLLHYAWQHRQPVFIEVPRDQVFSKTQALQLPDSPAQLGCGSQLLAGSELIAGEIRRRLSQAKRPVLFIGDGVKHNPRLRELLLEFSQKHHIPFATSWFAKGLFDEFDALCLGAYNGVFSDNLSRDYIEQHADYVIDVASSIYAQDTNTAFATGSHFIEDFANKTVLKGTALQEQDLVELFEHLLCMTLPVFENTLPVRANTSGPLANTEKLDFHNLAPALNQLQQQDSNPYLYLPEVGNSYFASYSLKTRLGGAGRGWLTNPWYGAMGTTLPYARHCAKLVQEQGLDERVVVITGDGGLHFQSNELIEIQKDRTGIIIIYMRNNIFHLGKSGDGPIYHCNDPAFDIHKLIAAYGGESAHCRTVGEFNQVFKDYAQQNKGLKLIEVPADPDEQYQCREIRLLNLYIKAKNGDADALEKWQKTSTQQGAGIN
- a CDS encoding HesA/MoeB/ThiF family protein gives rise to the protein MSQQLTPQQALRYNRQILLPGFDLPRQEQLLNARVLIIGVGGLGCPAAQYLVASGVGHLTLNDNDEVALSNLQRQILFSEQDLGQNKATAALERLKQLNSDCRLSALTTRLDEPALEQRVAEQDMVLDCTDNLASRDLINRVCVNQSKPLVCAAAIRMEGQLFSYIPSQHGPCYHCLSHLFGEQQLSCVESGILAPVVGVMGVMQALEAVKILTQCGDFGDGKLQLFDGKTGQWQQLKIPRNPDCTVCRPENIDR
- a CDS encoding NTP transferase domain-containing protein, with product MKPVGVIVAQLTPRAWRQSEQGQREINKARSLLMQSGIESVQINENCFEQGRLPDIYPSHGLLSAIHAAAFFDPERHVMMVAADMPLITTDMLRWLMATGSNHHCSCHFRSSSLPLYFHNDDFSRDYLEQLLSNGEPVKDDLRGLSCIELVAPYESHLTRLNLSRSAE
- a CDS encoding secondary thiamine-phosphate synthase enzyme YjbQ translates to MWIQKEINLKSRARGFHLITDEVVRQLPELAKLKVGLMHVFIRHTSASLTINEDADPTVRLDFESHFNQMVPENMPYYKHDYEGSDDMPAHLKASILGSNLSIPVTDGRLNMGTWQGIYLCEHRNHASGRTLVITIQGQAAD
- a CDS encoding efflux RND transporter permease subunit, with protein sequence MSSREKFAGWLIRHGLLILFIFALACAGIGYFVKDFRIDASADTLLTRDNQLYIKSQIMSQKFNPHEFILLAYKPREHELFSDKTFSDITEISDKLQQLERVDAVTSILNVPLLQAMEGLQTDLDPDDWTWQSRQYSAQQMQSILTAHPLYEDLLVNQQQDATAIQILFKQDEELAEIDKQIIAIQKQALTGELTEEQKQQVESLKARAEPMQQKLDRIRANEIEQIYDMVAPYEQEADIYLGGAHVLGYQLIRIIQQDLKLFGTGIAVFIGLMLWLVFRRWQFVLLPLVCCGASVLLTMGMFGLLGFKTTVISSNFIALQLILTLAVCIHLIVHYRQLAASTPEVKHKQLIIKTFAEKSTPCFYAALTTSVGFASLLISNIQPVVSFGWMMIVAMLVSISVSLLLFPVLISLSPPRPTEQNNPVLKPLLNACMTISSRYKTLVVICTLIVAVAGGIGLARLEVENSFLNYFRESTQIRKELTFIDQQFGGSTPLDIVYQIPESERKQDLVLSAQTVQTLQKIQHLLSQYDAVGNVTSVFNFTELAKKINQGQPLTEYELNSLYHLLDRSLRDRLLGSYLNTDDQQLRISSRIQDSTEGLNRAEFLQSLKTYIGKQGVDPAQIELTNLFVLYQDILSRLYKSQIQTLGVVYVALALVLLLVFRSFGMALITLVPNILCTLLILGIMGWLAIPLDLMTITIAAIAMGIAVDDTIHFAHHYKQNLNDNTPEQAAEKTFHTVGYALLYTSIIITLGFATLGLSDFVPSIYFGLLTGLTMMLALLADLTLLPALLMRFVKKR